Proteins encoded within one genomic window of Lysinibacillus sphaericus:
- a CDS encoding class I SAM-dependent rRNA methyltransferase: MTQTIALQINNQFAGPLKKGYPLILKDAVDTRKLPSEEGALLRLLDIHNRFIGTGYYGIQNKGIGWLLTTDADEEIDKTFFAKKIKKAVQNRELFFNNPNTTAFRVFNGEGDGIGGITIDFFDGYYMVSWYSAGIYSFKEVIYEALSETVNYKAIYEKKRFDSKGQYIEQDDFVMGTPGEFPLIVKENGMNYAVHLNDGAMTGIFLDQREVRLAIRERYSKAKTVLNTFSYTGAFSVAAALGGAMKTTSVDVAKRSLAKTIEQFSVNDIDYEAQDIKVMDVFHYFKYAQRHQLKFDLVVLDPPSFARTKQITFSTAKDYPKLLKDAIAITEKNGIILASTNNASFGMKKFKGFIEQAFNDTHTRYKIVEEYGLPKDFRVPREHPEFNYLKVVFIQKLN; encoded by the coding sequence ATGACACAAACTATTGCTTTACAAATTAACAATCAATTTGCAGGACCATTAAAAAAGGGTTACCCGCTTATTTTAAAAGATGCCGTTGATACACGTAAATTACCTTCTGAAGAAGGTGCCTTACTTCGTCTATTAGATATTCATAACCGGTTTATTGGGACTGGCTATTATGGTATCCAAAATAAAGGCATTGGCTGGCTGTTAACAACCGATGCCGATGAAGAAATTGACAAGACCTTTTTTGCAAAAAAAATTAAAAAAGCCGTTCAAAATCGTGAATTATTCTTTAACAATCCTAATACGACTGCTTTTCGAGTCTTTAATGGCGAAGGTGATGGCATCGGAGGTATAACAATTGACTTCTTTGATGGCTATTATATGGTGAGTTGGTATAGTGCCGGCATTTATTCATTTAAAGAGGTCATTTATGAGGCACTTTCAGAAACCGTAAACTATAAAGCGATATATGAGAAAAAGCGTTTTGATAGTAAAGGGCAATATATCGAACAAGACGATTTTGTAATGGGCACGCCTGGTGAGTTTCCACTAATCGTGAAGGAAAATGGCATGAATTACGCTGTCCATTTAAATGATGGTGCTATGACAGGCATTTTCCTCGACCAGCGTGAAGTACGACTTGCTATTCGTGAACGCTATTCAAAAGCTAAAACTGTGTTAAATACATTTTCGTATACAGGTGCGTTTTCTGTAGCAGCAGCACTAGGTGGAGCTATGAAAACGACAAGTGTCGATGTAGCCAAACGTAGTTTAGCCAAAACAATTGAGCAATTTAGTGTCAATGATATTGACTATGAAGCACAGGATATTAAGGTAATGGATGTATTCCATTATTTCAAATATGCACAACGCCATCAGTTGAAATTTGACCTCGTTGTATTAGATCCTCCTAGCTTTGCTCGAACAAAACAAATTACGTTTTCAACCGCTAAAGACTATCCTAAGCTATTAAAGGATGCAATCGCAATAACTGAAAAAAATGGTATTATTTTGGCTTCTACGAATAATGCAAGCTTTGGTATGAAAAAATTTAAAGGATTTATCGAGCAAGCATTTAATGACACGCATACTCGTTATAAAATTGTGGAGGAATACGGTTTACCAAAGGATTTCCGTGTGCCACGTGAGCATCCTGAATTCAACTACTTAAAAGTTGTTTTTATTCAAAAGCTAAACTAA
- a CDS encoding alpha/beta hydrolase yields MTRLTKEAIRYIQETARIPHYYEMTPQEARNSRTVPPWQSSHSPQLASIENKKISVRDGQEINIRIYIPEQAEKLPVIIYYHGGGWVFGNLESADAGCRLLADKAHAIVVSIDYRLAPEYPFPLPLHDAYDGLLWVFDNIATFGGDNSQLSVAGDSAGGNLATVVSYLAATFNGPKITAQALIYPVVNLDFTTASYNAYGEHFGLDKQGMQWFAGQYTETNYFTNPLVSPLHIENLSVLPKTIIIAAEADVLYDEGLAYAQKLARAGVYVEHIPMAGLIHSYFSKMAFFEAATIETVEKIATFVK; encoded by the coding sequence ATGACACGTTTAACAAAAGAGGCTATTCGCTATATTCAAGAAACAGCTAGAATACCCCATTATTATGAAATGACACCACAGGAAGCAAGAAACTCACGTACAGTTCCACCATGGCAATCTAGCCATTCACCACAACTTGCTTCTATAGAAAATAAAAAAATTAGCGTGCGTGATGGCCAAGAAATAAATATTCGTATTTACATTCCGGAACAGGCAGAAAAATTACCCGTAATTATTTATTATCACGGTGGTGGCTGGGTATTCGGCAATTTAGAATCCGCTGATGCAGGTTGTCGGCTACTTGCAGACAAAGCCCATGCCATTGTCGTATCTATCGATTATCGCTTAGCACCAGAATACCCATTCCCATTACCTTTACACGATGCCTATGATGGTTTACTGTGGGTTTTTGATAATATTGCAACTTTTGGTGGTGATAATAGCCAATTATCAGTAGCTGGTGATAGTGCAGGAGGAAACTTAGCAACTGTTGTTAGCTATTTAGCTGCTACATTTAATGGCCCTAAAATCACTGCTCAAGCATTGATTTACCCTGTTGTAAATCTTGATTTTACGACGGCTTCTTATAATGCTTATGGCGAACACTTTGGTTTAGATAAACAAGGGATGCAATGGTTTGCAGGGCAATATACGGAGACAAACTACTTTACGAATCCACTTGTCTCCCCTTTGCACATTGAAAACTTGAGCGTTCTTCCCAAAACAATAATTATTGCGGCAGAAGCAGATGTACTCTACGATGAAGGACTTGCATATGCTCAAAAATTAGCTAGGGCGGGTGTTTATGTAGAACATATCCCTATGGCTGGTTTGATTCATAGTTACTTCAGTAAAATGGCGTTTTTTGAAGCAGCCACAATCGAAACAGTTGAAAAAATTGCGACATTCGTGAAATAA
- a CDS encoding dihydrofolate reductase gives MISLIVAHDHNHVIGYENGMPWHLPGDLQYFKEKTMGKPMIMGRKTFESIGRPLPGRRNIVVTRDANYRADGIETATSIEEALALAGDVPEIMIIGGEQIFRLSMELTDRIYITKINHAFKGDTFFPAYEEEFVLVASQEPETAPEGYTFQYQIFERRQ, from the coding sequence ATGATTTCATTAATAGTAGCACATGATCATAACCATGTTATTGGCTATGAAAACGGTATGCCGTGGCATTTACCGGGAGATTTACAATATTTTAAGGAAAAAACGATGGGCAAGCCTATGATTATGGGACGTAAAACATTTGAATCGATTGGACGACCGCTACCAGGACGACGAAATATTGTCGTTACACGTGATGCAAATTATCGTGCGGATGGAATAGAAACGGCGACAAGTATTGAGGAAGCTCTTGCGTTAGCAGGGGACGTGCCGGAAATCATGATTATTGGCGGTGAACAAATTTTTAGACTATCTATGGAGCTAACGGATCGCATATACATTACAAAAATTAATCATGCTTTTAAAGGGGATACTTTTTTTCCAGCATATGAAGAAGAGTTTGTTTTAGTTGCGTCACAAGAACCAGAAACAGCACCTGAAGGTTACACATTTCAATATCAAATTTTTGAACGCAGACAATGA
- a CDS encoding YwqG family protein — translation MIKNKFLEMIEQSNIANHKEYLSQVLRPAIDILRHTDAEPQLGCSRFGGAPDLPIGSEWPTYEKKPYRFLGQINFAEITSTERGLPSKGLLSLFVADDYDNEDDGYLEAFEDGYIHGIYIPETTNLETMMPPHSDIGKTIVIEFLPTIDIPYDEYQLKDWPFDDAQSDIYTEIRDSLHKSSDYLLGYPSHSTLAYDPTPGAEWISLLTVDSDESLEWCWHDGDKLMIFIEIERLKNLDFSKLKSDAG, via the coding sequence ATGATTAAGAATAAATTTCTAGAGATGATTGAACAGTCAAATATTGCAAATCATAAAGAGTATTTATCTCAAGTATTGAGGCCAGCAATTGATATACTTAGGCATACAGATGCCGAACCACAATTGGGCTGTAGTCGTTTTGGAGGAGCACCTGATTTACCAATTGGTAGCGAATGGCCAACGTATGAGAAAAAGCCTTATCGCTTCCTTGGCCAGATCAATTTCGCAGAAATCACTTCAACTGAAAGAGGTCTGCCATCGAAAGGACTCCTAAGTCTCTTTGTAGCAGATGATTATGATAATGAAGATGATGGTTATCTAGAGGCGTTTGAGGACGGATATATTCATGGTATCTATATTCCCGAAACAACGAATCTTGAGACGATGATGCCACCCCATTCAGATATTGGCAAGACCATAGTGATTGAGTTTCTCCCGACTATTGATATTCCTTATGACGAATACCAGTTGAAGGACTGGCCTTTCGATGATGCACAGAGCGACATATACACCGAAATCCGGGATTCTCTACATAAAAGTTCGGACTATCTTCTAGGTTACCCTTCGCATTCTACACTAGCATATGATCCAACGCCTGGAGCAGAATGGATCTCACTTTTAACCGTTGATTCGGATGAGAGTCTTGAGTGGTGTTGGCATGACGGCGATAAATTAATGATATTTATTGAAATAGAACGACTGAAAAACTTGGACTTTAGTAAGCTAAAGTCAGATGCAGGCTAA
- a CDS encoding helix-turn-helix domain-containing protein — MKEYKVKEVADLLDKHEETIKRWIRSGKFPNAYRNSDKELMIPVSEFEQKGTIKPEVNTLVLN, encoded by the coding sequence TTGAAAGAATATAAAGTAAAAGAAGTGGCTGACTTATTAGATAAGCACGAAGAAACTATTAAACGTTGGATACGGTCAGGCAAATTCCCTAACGCATATAGAAATAGCGATAAAGAATTAATGATTCCAGTTAGTGAGTTTGAACAGAAAGGTACTATAAAACCTGAAGTCAACACGCTCGTACTGAACTGA
- the trhA gene encoding PAQR family membrane homeostasis protein TrhA, with translation MMNSFDYKTRKEELWNAITHGVGLLASIPALVMLLLTAVHNGRALYITTFSIFGASVIILFMMSTLLHSLPEKYKYFFAILDHSAIYILIAGTYTPFLLIALGDTLGITLLCIIWSLALLGVLFKCFFIHRFNILSLVFYIVMGWLIIFAIKPIYLFLGSDGFAYLLAGGLFYTIGAIFYAWRSLPYNHTIWHLFVLAGCGSMYACVYLYL, from the coding sequence ATGATGAATTCATTTGACTATAAAACACGGAAGGAAGAATTGTGGAATGCCATTACTCACGGGGTAGGGTTGCTCGCAAGTATTCCAGCACTTGTAATGTTACTATTAACGGCTGTTCACAACGGGCGAGCACTGTATATTACAACTTTTAGTATTTTCGGTGCGTCTGTCATTATCTTGTTTATGATGTCAACCTTACTCCATAGTCTGCCTGAAAAATATAAATATTTTTTTGCTATCCTCGACCATTCCGCTATTTATATTTTAATTGCTGGGACCTACACACCATTTTTATTAATCGCACTTGGAGATACATTGGGCATAACACTATTATGTATCATATGGTCGCTAGCCTTACTTGGGGTGTTATTTAAATGCTTTTTTATTCATCGTTTTAATATCCTATCTCTTGTTTTCTACATTGTTATGGGTTGGCTAATTATTTTTGCCATAAAGCCAATCTATCTGTTCTTAGGGAGTGATGGCTTTGCTTATTTATTAGCTGGTGGTTTGTTCTATACAATTGGTGCTATCTTTTACGCGTGGCGCTCACTTCCTTATAATCATACAATTTGGCATCTGTTTGTGTTAGCAGGGTGTGGTTCAATGTATGCTTGTGTGTATCTGTATTTATAA
- a CDS encoding DegV family protein — MGRIHIVTDSTCDLTKEEVMQHGIHIVPLTIQIDGKTYIDGVDLEPQTFLGLMKNAKDLPKSSQPAPGKFKELYDELGKDGDQILSIHMTGGMSGTVESARQAAQMTDANVTVIDSRFIAIGLAIQLREAIKMRDAGATVQEIVARLDKVRENTHLYVIVDTLENLIKGGRIGKGTGFIGSLLNIKVIANLEGGAYNPVSKVRSHKQVVNYLFKQFQADTAGKSVKAVGISHADGLTTMGDPLKELVEGTGFDEVEIAFTSPIISTHTGPGAIGFIYFAE; from the coding sequence GTGGGACGAATTCATATTGTAACGGACTCAACTTGTGATTTAACAAAAGAAGAAGTAATGCAACACGGTATACATATTGTGCCGTTAACCATTCAAATTGATGGGAAAACGTATATAGATGGAGTGGATTTAGAGCCACAAACTTTTTTAGGTTTAATGAAAAATGCGAAAGATTTGCCGAAAAGTTCTCAACCTGCACCAGGGAAATTTAAAGAATTGTACGACGAGCTTGGAAAAGATGGAGATCAAATACTTTCCATTCATATGACAGGTGGCATGAGTGGAACAGTCGAATCAGCTCGACAGGCGGCACAAATGACAGATGCAAATGTAACTGTCATTGATTCTCGCTTTATTGCAATTGGGCTTGCGATACAATTACGAGAGGCCATTAAAATGCGCGATGCAGGAGCGACTGTGCAAGAAATCGTCGCACGTTTAGACAAAGTACGTGAAAATACACATTTATATGTGATTGTTGATACACTTGAAAATTTAATTAAGGGCGGTCGAATTGGTAAAGGAACAGGCTTTATCGGTTCTTTGCTCAACATAAAAGTAATTGCGAACTTAGAAGGTGGCGCATATAATCCTGTGTCAAAAGTTCGTAGTCACAAACAGGTTGTCAATTACTTATTTAAGCAATTCCAAGCTGATACTGCTGGTAAATCAGTAAAAGCTGTAGGAATTTCACATGCTGACGGTTTAACAACAATGGGTGATCCCTTAAAAGAATTAGTAGAAGGAACAGGCTTTGATGAGGTAGAAATTGCCTTTACCTCTCCAATTATTTCTACACATACCGGTCCAGGTGCAATTGGTTTTATTTATTTTGCCGAATAA
- a CDS encoding GDSL-type esterase/lipase family protein, producing the protein MGIWRIILSCLTVLILSGCAISIDEPSPQADDEHEQSGTEQDMRQDEQQAEEETKHSSNVLTQIFEHFFEPTPEDLRQIDDDNAKQLHYLALGDSLTDGVGDEYSQDGYVGRLADSMLAWTSISEVKVENRGKRGRRSDQLLKLLKKGHYDEELQQAQLISLTMGGNDVMKVVKKDLFNLKRDAFDKELLTYENRYSKIIDNIRAKNPTVPLLLIGFYNPFSIVTNEANEFDTIITEWNSVIKEIASKDTNACYVSVEDLFDSNEELVYHTDFFHPNAKGYDKMTERILAAMEQCKMEQKINKEIGFGE; encoded by the coding sequence ATGGGCATCTGGCGAATTATTTTGTCATGTTTGACCGTCTTAATACTAAGTGGTTGTGCAATATCAATAGATGAACCGAGTCCGCAGGCTGACGATGAACATGAACAGTCAGGGACGGAGCAAGATATGAGACAGGATGAGCAACAAGCAGAGGAAGAGACAAAGCACTCTAGTAATGTATTGACGCAAATTTTTGAACATTTTTTTGAGCCTACACCAGAGGATTTACGGCAAATTGATGATGACAACGCAAAACAACTACATTACTTGGCACTTGGAGATTCATTAACAGACGGTGTCGGGGATGAGTATAGTCAAGACGGTTATGTTGGAAGATTAGCAGATTCAATGTTAGCTTGGACTTCGATATCAGAAGTTAAGGTTGAGAATCGGGGAAAAAGAGGAAGACGTAGCGATCAGCTATTAAAATTATTAAAAAAAGGGCATTATGATGAAGAGTTACAACAAGCACAGCTTATTTCATTAACAATGGGTGGCAATGATGTAATGAAAGTCGTCAAAAAGGACTTGTTTAACTTAAAAAGAGATGCCTTTGATAAGGAATTATTAACCTATGAGAATCGTTACAGTAAAATAATTGACAATATACGTGCAAAAAATCCAACTGTACCGTTATTACTTATCGGGTTTTATAATCCCTTTTCAATTGTCACCAATGAGGCCAATGAATTTGATACGATTATTACAGAATGGAATAGCGTTATCAAAGAAATAGCAAGTAAGGATACAAACGCTTGTTATGTCTCTGTAGAAGACTTGTTTGATTCAAATGAAGAACTGGTCTATCACACGGATTTTTTTCACCCCAATGCAAAGGGGTATGATAAAATGACGGAGCGAATTTTAGCAGCAATGGAGCAATGTAAAATGGAACAAAAAATTAATAAGGAAATAGGCTTCGGGGAGTGA
- a CDS encoding YpmS family protein, with the protein MNKWKFAFFALAGMVIFSILLVVYLATKPVEGFELAKSADSEENVTGNVLVVQTTTKELESITKKYLKDTAKGSPLPLDFTIGDDIELRSKLTVFYTEIPISMNFDPIVDEKGNIILKQTGMNVGLLNIPPETTMKIMRDSVDFPSWITVNPNKAEIYIDLSRVNIASGSRVRAKELDLPNDKILLEIIVPGK; encoded by the coding sequence ATGAATAAATGGAAATTCGCATTTTTTGCGTTAGCAGGTATGGTTATTTTTTCAATTCTCCTCGTCGTTTATTTAGCAACGAAGCCAGTTGAAGGATTTGAATTAGCGAAGAGTGCAGACAGTGAAGAAAACGTAACAGGTAATGTTCTTGTAGTACAAACGACTACGAAAGAGTTGGAGTCAATTACCAAAAAATATTTAAAGGACACAGCTAAAGGCTCACCATTGCCATTGGATTTTACCATTGGAGATGATATTGAATTACGAAGTAAATTAACTGTTTTTTATACAGAAATTCCGATTTCAATGAATTTTGACCCGATCGTTGATGAAAAAGGCAATATTATTTTAAAGCAAACAGGGATGAATGTAGGGCTTTTAAACATTCCGCCGGAGACGACCATGAAAATTATGCGAGATTCGGTGGATTTCCCTTCATGGATTACGGTCAATCCAAATAAAGCTGAAATTTATATTGATTTATCGCGAGTAAATATTGCTTCAGGTTCGAGGGTTCGTGCGAAGGAATTAGACTTACCGAACGATAAGATTTTATTGGAAATTATCGTCCCAGGAAAATAA
- the msrA gene encoding peptide-methionine (S)-S-oxide reductase MsrA translates to MAIQYATFAGGCFWCMVKPFDETPGIKAVVSGYTGGHVENPSYEQVCSETTGHVEAVQITFDDDIYSYEQLLATFWTLIDPTDAGGQFFDRGQSYTTAIFYHDEEQRELAERSKADLEASRKFDKPIAVKILPASTFYAAEDYHQYYYKKNPMHYERYAVGSGRKAFQEQHWGHKK, encoded by the coding sequence ATGGCAATACAATATGCGACATTTGCAGGCGGCTGTTTTTGGTGTATGGTCAAGCCATTCGATGAAACACCGGGCATTAAAGCTGTCGTTTCTGGTTACACTGGTGGACATGTTGAAAATCCAAGCTATGAACAAGTCTGTTCGGAAACAACAGGTCATGTAGAAGCGGTTCAAATTACATTTGATGATGACATCTATTCATACGAGCAATTATTAGCTACATTTTGGACATTAATTGACCCAACGGATGCTGGTGGGCAATTTTTTGATCGTGGACAATCCTATACAACGGCCATTTTTTACCATGATGAAGAGCAGCGTGAATTAGCTGAACGTTCAAAGGCAGATTTAGAAGCTTCTCGTAAGTTTGATAAGCCGATTGCTGTAAAAATTTTGCCTGCAAGCACATTTTATGCTGCGGAGGACTACCATCAATATTATTATAAAAAAAATCCAATGCACTACGAACGTTATGCAGTAGGTTCTGGTCGCAAGGCATTTCAGGAACAACATTGGGGGCATAAAAAATGA
- the msrB gene encoding peptide-methionine (R)-S-oxide reductase MsrB, with amino-acid sequence MNKEQRLKELTDMQYYVTQENGTEPPFRNEYDQHFEEGIYVDIVSGKPLFSSHDKFNSGCGWPAFTKPIAQEHVTEHFDTSHGMRRVEVRSKEADSHLGHVFPDGPQELGGLRYCINSASLRFIPKADLEQEGYAEYSALFK; translated from the coding sequence ATGAATAAAGAACAACGTTTAAAAGAACTAACAGATATGCAATACTATGTAACGCAGGAAAATGGGACTGAGCCACCGTTTCGTAATGAATATGATCAACATTTTGAAGAAGGAATTTATGTAGATATTGTTTCAGGAAAGCCACTCTTTAGCTCCCACGATAAATTCAATTCTGGCTGTGGATGGCCAGCATTCACAAAACCAATTGCACAAGAGCATGTGACGGAGCATTTTGATACTTCTCATGGAATGCGTCGTGTAGAGGTAAGAAGTAAGGAAGCTGATTCTCATCTAGGACATGTCTTCCCAGACGGTCCTCAAGAGTTAGGTGGTTTGCGCTATTGTATCAATTCTGCATCACTTCGTTTTATTCCAAAAGCGGATTTAGAACAAGAAGGCTACGCTGAATATAGCGCCTTATTTAAGTAA
- a CDS encoding methyl-accepting chemotaxis protein, with product MAMKNKSQASKPMRNRPSLLDSNFFRKKKVIDSKASRHNLPPTTEKRQRFYHLIRGKVLIIFTLLIFINATMGILSYINITNLQQQMEDFTEKNVQEQLTVNQLAYEIARLTNLEQAYLITGNGSYSTSYKMKIDSINKKIAALQEKFADREVELGHIQAISQYYKNYLEYSKKVMTMRDDLGLEQARKLMIEGTGETMKLHIDNNIDAINIVMDESNKTKLNKLNKQVTVSNTYFFIFSIISLIAIIIFGYMLFNSLKNNTRAINHSILDIAQAGGDLTRRVRVRNHDEFSTIANSTNTLILSISNLIKRVSELADHVSNSSRELMTLADENARTIQNIADASADIASDSENTINSMNSAQQKMSDLDHSMHQLNEQANAVQRASIAMQQAADEGSRSVLQSTLVMQSIEETIASTSTTVEALGRKSADITSIISTITAISEQTNLLALNAAIEAARAGEHGRGFAVVADEVRKLAEQSQTAAKEVTVIVNSIQEEVASIITQNQEGVTTVIRGVEVTNETNQSLSNILTQTKETTAIITTMVDKIAHTLDYSNAVASDFVHINAYAEQTASNTVMSAAAATQGSASMQEINAAATELAHQADSLRSVVGTFKI from the coding sequence ATGGCGATGAAAAACAAGAGTCAGGCTAGTAAACCTATGAGAAACCGCCCGTCTCTCTTAGATTCTAACTTTTTTAGAAAAAAGAAAGTTATAGATTCTAAAGCTAGTAGGCACAATCTCCCTCCTACTACAGAAAAACGACAACGTTTTTATCATTTAATTCGAGGAAAAGTACTTATCATTTTTACTTTGCTTATTTTCATTAATGCAACAATGGGTATATTGTCTTATATCAATATTACAAATCTTCAACAACAAATGGAGGATTTTACTGAGAAGAATGTACAAGAACAGCTTACAGTAAATCAGCTTGCCTATGAAATTGCTAGATTAACCAACCTCGAACAAGCTTACCTAATTACCGGTAATGGTAGTTATTCCACTTCTTACAAAATGAAAATTGATTCTATTAATAAAAAAATAGCTGCCTTACAAGAAAAATTTGCAGACCGCGAAGTGGAACTTGGGCATATACAAGCAATTAGCCAGTATTATAAAAACTACCTTGAATACTCAAAAAAGGTCATGACAATGCGAGATGATCTTGGTCTTGAACAAGCAAGGAAACTCATGATTGAAGGCACTGGCGAAACAATGAAATTACATATTGATAATAATATTGACGCCATCAATATAGTAATGGATGAATCGAACAAAACAAAACTTAATAAATTGAACAAACAGGTAACTGTATCCAATACTTATTTCTTTATTTTTTCGATTATCAGTCTTATTGCCATTATCATTTTTGGTTATATGTTATTTAATTCATTAAAAAATAATACGCGTGCGATTAACCATTCCATTTTAGATATTGCTCAAGCGGGTGGTGATTTAACAAGGCGTGTCCGTGTACGTAACCATGATGAATTTTCTACAATTGCTAACTCGACGAATACACTTATTTTGTCTATTTCAAACCTTATTAAACGCGTCAGTGAACTTGCAGATCATGTATCAAATAGTAGCCGAGAGCTCATGACGCTAGCTGATGAAAATGCACGCACAATTCAAAATATTGCAGATGCAAGTGCAGATATCGCAAGTGATAGTGAGAATACAATCAATAGCATGAATAGTGCTCAACAAAAAATGAGTGATTTAGACCATTCTATGCATCAGTTGAATGAACAAGCCAATGCTGTACAACGAGCTTCAATCGCCATGCAACAAGCAGCAGATGAAGGAAGTCGTTCTGTCCTACAATCTACCTTAGTCATGCAGTCAATTGAAGAAACAATTGCTTCTACCTCTACAACTGTTGAGGCACTCGGCCGCAAATCTGCCGATATAACCTCTATAATCAGTACGATTACTGCAATCTCTGAGCAAACAAATTTACTTGCATTAAATGCGGCGATTGAAGCAGCCCGTGCTGGAGAGCATGGTCGTGGCTTTGCTGTTGTAGCAGATGAAGTACGCAAGCTTGCTGAGCAATCACAAACTGCGGCTAAAGAAGTCACAGTTATTGTAAATTCCATACAAGAGGAAGTGGCATCAATTATTACACAAAATCAAGAAGGTGTTACAACGGTTATTCGAGGCGTTGAGGTGACAAATGAAACTAACCAGTCATTGTCCAATATTTTAACGCAAACGAAAGAAACGACTGCGATTATTACCACAATGGTTGATAAAATAGCCCATACGCTTGATTATAGTAATGCTGTAGCAAGTGATTTTGTGCATATAAATGCCTATGCTGAACAAACAGCTTCCAATACGGTGATGTCTGCTGCTGCTGCTACCCAAGGTTCTGCGTCCATGCAAGAAATTAATGCAGCGGCAACTGAACTGGCGCATCAAGCAGATAGTTTACGTAGTGTTGTAGGTACGTTTAAAATTTAA
- a CDS encoding YozE family protein codes for MKKSFYLYVLTFRGGEWSDAKVRFAEEVFHEHNFPKQSMDFDELSTYIETFATENLTTEVFDELWDLYSEQGR; via the coding sequence ATGAAAAAGAGCTTTTATTTATATGTATTAACATTCAGAGGGGGAGAGTGGTCAGATGCAAAAGTTCGATTTGCTGAAGAAGTTTTTCATGAACATAACTTTCCTAAACAAAGCATGGATTTTGATGAGTTATCTACATATATCGAAACGTTTGCAACAGAAAATTTAACAACTGAAGTGTTTGATGAGTTATGGGATTTATACAGTGAACAAGGACGATAA
- the deoD gene encoding purine-nucleoside phosphorylase — protein MSIHINAKKGEIADTILLPGDPLRAKYIAETFLEDVTCYNEVRNMFGYTGTYKGKRISVQGTGMGVPSISIYVTELMQEYDVQKLIRVGTCGAIQKDVKVRDVILAQGATTDSRMNQIIWGNNIDFAPIANFDLLLKAYNAGKDAGLSLQVGNIFTADLFYSDEHQNEKLAKYGVLAVEMESAALYTLAAKFGRQALSILTVSDHIITGEVTTSEERQTTFNDMIVVALEAAIQE, from the coding sequence ATGAGTATTCATATTAATGCAAAAAAAGGCGAAATCGCTGACACTATTTTACTTCCGGGAGACCCACTACGTGCAAAATACATTGCTGAAACGTTTTTAGAAGATGTTACATGCTATAACGAAGTCCGCAATATGTTTGGTTATACTGGTACGTATAAAGGTAAACGTATTTCTGTACAAGGTACTGGTATGGGCGTGCCTTCCATTTCCATTTATGTAACAGAATTAATGCAAGAATATGATGTACAAAAGTTAATTCGTGTAGGTACTTGTGGTGCAATTCAAAAAGATGTTAAAGTTCGTGATGTTATTTTAGCACAAGGAGCAACAACGGATTCACGTATGAATCAAATTATTTGGGGCAACAACATTGACTTTGCACCAATCGCTAATTTTGACTTATTATTAAAAGCTTACAATGCAGGTAAAGATGCAGGCTTAAGTCTGCAAGTAGGTAATATTTTCACAGCAGATCTATTTTACTCAGACGAGCACCAAAATGAAAAGCTAGCTAAATACGGTGTACTAGCTGTAGAAATGGAATCAGCAGCACTTTACACATTAGCAGCGAAATTTGGCCGCCAAGCACTTTCTATTTTAACAGTAAGTGACCACATTATTACTGGTGAAGTCACAACATCAGAAGAGCGCCAAACTACATTCAACGACATGATTGTTGTTGCTTTAGAAGCGGCTATTCAAGAGTAG